A genome region from Christensenella minuta includes the following:
- a CDS encoding helix-turn-helix domain-containing protein, whose translation MKTQKYLLTLLLLLLYDNSVQKAQEAKIMDKSRPKIKNPKLVKFAERLREVRGNKSQADFSEELGIAITSLSAYENNAKNPSLAVAIDIAQKCGVSLDWLCGLENKQEHKPENLSDIIKSILDISVIDASFYYDEKIIDTIVHNEYATEYSAGIAFHFTDNGEALHDAHFYIIKFIEDFEKLYSLYKAGTIDKHLYDLWLNDKLQEYKKYNLMGVDEEFERELDAIFDKGTKEASENGDDHEKK comes from the coding sequence TTGTATGATAATAGTGTACAAAAAGCACAGGAGGCTAAAATAATGGATAAGTCGCGCCCAAAAATCAAAAACCCAAAACTTGTAAAATTTGCAGAAAGGCTCCGAGAAGTGCGCGGCAATAAGTCACAGGCTGATTTTTCGGAGGAATTGGGGATTGCTATCACTTCTTTATCCGCGTATGAGAATAACGCTAAAAATCCATCTTTAGCCGTTGCGATAGATATTGCGCAAAAGTGCGGGGTATCGCTTGATTGGCTGTGTGGACTTGAAAATAAACAAGAGCATAAACCCGAAAATTTAAGCGATATTATTAAAAGTATTTTAGATATTTCCGTGATCGATGCTTCTTTTTATTATGATGAGAAGATCATTGATACTATCGTTCATAATGAATATGCCACGGAATATAGCGCGGGTATAGCCTTTCATTTTACAGATAACGGCGAAGCTCTGCATGATGCGCACTTCTATATTATAAAATTCATCGAAGACTTTGAGAAATTATATAGTCTGTACAAGGCTGGAACGATTGATAAACACCTATACGATCTTTGGCTGAATGATAAATTACAGGAGTACAAGAAGTATAATTTAATGGGCGTTGATGAGGAATTTGAACGTGAATTAGATGCAATATTTGATAAAGGTACCAAAGAGGCTTCCGAAAATGGCGACGATCACGAAAAGAAATAA
- a CDS encoding DUF1893 domain-containing protein — translation MRDIERAKALLQTEDCSCVLVKGDIIYTSRKAGIAPLVEFLSSGAGLNGFSAADKIVGKAAALLFALAGAREIYAPVMSGSALPVLRQNGIAFSCDTLTPSIENRAGTGPCPMEKAVAEIDDPAQAFTAIKTAMARRANGRGGNL, via the coding sequence ATGCGTGATATAGAACGGGCAAAGGCCCTCCTGCAAACAGAAGACTGTTCCTGCGTCCTTGTGAAAGGCGATATCATTTATACCAGCCGAAAAGCGGGCATCGCCCCCCTAGTGGAATTTCTTTCCTCGGGCGCAGGTCTCAATGGTTTTTCCGCCGCCGACAAGATCGTCGGCAAGGCCGCCGCGCTTTTATTTGCACTGGCCGGGGCGCGGGAAATATATGCTCCTGTGATGAGCGGGTCCGCCCTGCCAGTGCTGCGGCAAAACGGGATTGCCTTTTCCTGCGATACGCTTACGCCGTCTATCGAAAACCGTGCGGGAACCGGGCCCTGTCCCATGGAAAAAGCCGTTGCGGAAATCGATGACCCCGCGCAGGCATTCACAGCGATCAAGACCGCAATGGCGCGCCGGGCAAACGGACGGGGAGGTAATCTATGA
- a CDS encoding aldo/keto reductase produces MKYRALGETGISVSEIGLGCEGFAGRDEAFTRQMFDLARKHGVNCMDLYSPDPDLRSRVGSVLRGQRKDFVMQAHLCTVWQDGQYKATRRPDEVRASFDDLLTRLGTDYIDVGMIHYVDSVDTWHSIADGEVMRYAEELKAAGNIREIGLSSHNPIAALEAVKSGLIRVLMFSVNPCYDLQPGGEDIEALWAEESYKNHLFNMDPNREALYETCQRMGVGITVMKAFGGGDLLTADSPAGVALTVNQCIHYALTRPAVATVFAGVHSREQLDADLSYETAPASEKDYAAAFASFPKISWQGHCMYCGHCAPCPQGIDVAAVTKFLNLARAQDTVPETVREHYAALSHPASDCTACGACETRCPFGVPIRENMERARETFGG; encoded by the coding sequence ATGAAGTATCGTGCGCTCGGCGAAACGGGCATCAGTGTAAGTGAAATCGGCCTCGGGTGCGAAGGCTTTGCCGGTAGGGACGAAGCGTTTACCCGGCAAATGTTTGACCTTGCCCGGAAACACGGCGTGAACTGCATGGACCTCTACAGCCCTGACCCGGATCTGCGAAGCCGGGTCGGCAGCGTCCTGCGCGGACAAAGAAAGGATTTTGTGATGCAGGCGCACTTATGCACCGTTTGGCAGGACGGGCAATACAAAGCGACGCGCAGGCCGGACGAGGTCCGCGCCTCTTTCGACGATTTGCTCACCCGTCTCGGAACGGATTATATCGACGTCGGCATGATCCACTATGTCGATTCTGTAGATACCTGGCACAGCATCGCGGACGGAGAAGTCATGCGGTATGCCGAAGAGCTGAAAGCCGCCGGGAATATCCGGGAAATCGGCCTTTCCAGCCACAATCCTATTGCCGCGCTCGAAGCTGTGAAAAGCGGTCTGATCCGCGTGCTGATGTTCAGCGTCAACCCCTGTTATGACTTGCAGCCCGGCGGGGAAGATATCGAAGCCCTGTGGGCGGAAGAAAGCTATAAGAACCATCTTTTCAATATGGACCCCAACCGCGAGGCGCTGTACGAAACATGCCAGCGTATGGGCGTTGGCATCACCGTAATGAAAGCCTTTGGCGGCGGCGACCTTTTGACGGCTGATTCACCTGCCGGGGTGGCGTTGACGGTAAACCAGTGTATTCACTACGCACTCACACGCCCCGCCGTGGCGACGGTATTTGCGGGCGTCCATTCACGGGAGCAGCTCGACGCTGACCTTTCCTATGAAACAGCCCCGGCCAGCGAAAAGGATTATGCGGCGGCGTTTGCATCTTTTCCAAAAATCAGCTGGCAGGGGCATTGTATGTACTGCGGCCACTGTGCCCCCTGCCCGCAGGGGATCGATGTAGCTGCCGTCACGAAATTCTTGAATCTTGCAAGGGCGCAGGATACGGTTCCCGAAACAGTGCGCGAACATTACGCGGCCCTTTCCCACCCTGCTTCGGACTGC
- a CDS encoding site-specific integrase: MATITKRNNTYRIRVSNGYDVTGKQMFASMTYRPKPGMNEKTALKEAQKQAALFEEQVLTSQFIDSNIKFASFTERWLTDYAEKQLKPRTVSSYRALLPRINAAIGHIRLDRLQPNHLLAFYNNLAENGVKSNIGYIATDKMLAYLKKHRQSIARLSKSAHIGINTAQNLMQQKHVSRKTAEKAAEAYGLSVEEYFKPATEERRLNKNTLNHYHRLISVILTTAVQWQVILSNPAMRVKPPRLEHTEAKYLDDKQARHLIELLDGAPPQYRTMIILLIYTGLRRGELCGLEWKDIDFDNQTMSVQRNSLYLPDKGIYTDTTKTRSSMRVIKLPTVACQLLKSHKAWQNEERLQLGDQWHNTDRLFTQWDGNPIHPDTVSGWFAKFIKKTDLPPVTLHSLRHTNATLLIANKADIRTVSQRLGHAQTSTTVNIYAHAIQSADAAAAEVLDDILNPASKEGQS, translated from the coding sequence ATGGCGACGATCACGAAAAGAAATAACACGTACCGCATACGGGTATCAAATGGCTACGACGTAACGGGGAAACAGATGTTTGCTTCCATGACGTATAGGCCCAAACCCGGTATGAATGAAAAAACGGCCTTAAAAGAGGCACAGAAGCAGGCCGCATTGTTTGAAGAACAGGTTTTGACAAGCCAATTTATAGACAGCAATATTAAATTTGCCTCTTTTACAGAGCGTTGGCTTACCGATTACGCGGAAAAACAGCTAAAGCCCCGAACGGTCAGCAGCTACCGCGCCTTGCTTCCACGTATCAACGCCGCAATCGGTCATATACGCCTCGACAGGCTACAGCCAAATCATTTATTGGCCTTTTATAATAACCTTGCTGAAAACGGCGTAAAAAGCAATATCGGCTATATTGCGACTGATAAAATGCTTGCCTATCTGAAAAAACATAGGCAATCTATTGCGCGGCTTTCAAAATCCGCACACATCGGAATCAACACGGCGCAGAACCTTATGCAGCAAAAGCATGTTTCCCGGAAAACCGCCGAAAAAGCGGCGGAAGCATACGGGCTTAGTGTGGAAGAGTACTTTAAACCCGCGACCGAAGAACGCAGGCTGAACAAAAACACGCTGAATCACTATCACAGGCTTATTTCCGTTATCCTTACAACGGCGGTACAATGGCAAGTGATTTTAAGCAATCCAGCCATGCGGGTAAAGCCGCCGCGCCTTGAACACACGGAAGCGAAATATTTAGACGATAAGCAGGCGCGGCATTTAATAGAGCTTCTTGACGGTGCGCCGCCGCAGTATAGAACAATGATAATCCTGCTGATTTATACAGGTCTGCGGCGCGGGGAGTTATGCGGCCTTGAATGGAAAGACATCGATTTTGATAATCAGACCATGAGCGTACAGAGGAACAGCTTATATTTGCCGGATAAGGGGATTTATACCGATACCACAAAAACGAGATCGTCCATGCGCGTTATCAAGCTGCCGACTGTGGCTTGCCAATTATTAAAGAGCCATAAGGCGTGGCAGAATGAAGAACGGTTGCAGCTTGGCGATCAATGGCACAATACGGACAGATTGTTTACGCAATGGGACGGGAACCCTATTCACCCAGATACCGTTTCCGGGTGGTTCGCAAAATTCATCAAGAAGACAGACTTGCCACCCGTTACGCTACATAGCCTCCGGCACACAAACGCAACTTTGCTGATCGCTAATAAGGCAGACATCAGAACAGTATCACAGCGGCTCGGACATGCGCAGACCTCCACAACGGTTAATATATACGCTCACGCCATACAATCAGCCGACGCAGCGGCGGCGGAAGTGCTCGACGATATCTTAAATCCTGCATCGAAAGAGGGGCAATCCTAA
- a CDS encoding ECF transporter S component, whose translation MLHAITLQKETIKAKSTAILTAIVFAVALPQLFHVLGAVSGMGTSLGQAFLPMHLPILLVGLLAGPVVGTVAGALSPLLSFALSGMPGAAMVPFMMIELAGYGLAAGFLGKTKMPVIVKLLLAQVAGRIIRAAAVFAAVYGMGSEAVTVSSIWMSIATGLPGLALQWCLIPLAVFWLENREKSHA comes from the coding sequence ATGTTACATGCAATCACGCTTCAAAAGGAAACAATCAAGGCCAAGTCCACCGCTATCCTGACGGCTATCGTATTTGCGGTGGCTCTGCCTCAGTTATTCCATGTACTGGGCGCCGTGTCTGGGATGGGCACGTCCCTCGGTCAGGCGTTCCTACCCATGCACCTGCCGATCCTGCTGGTGGGCTTGCTTGCGGGACCGGTCGTCGGTACGGTGGCAGGCGCGCTCAGCCCGCTGCTGAGTTTCGCCCTATCTGGCATGCCGGGCGCGGCAATGGTTCCTTTTATGATGATCGAACTTGCGGGTTATGGGCTTGCGGCCGGGTTTCTTGGCAAAACCAAAATGCCCGTGATTGTAAAATTACTCCTGGCACAAGTTGCCGGCCGGATTATTCGCGCGGCAGCTGTCTTCGCCGCGGTCTATGGCATGGGCAGCGAAGCGGTAACGGTAAGTTCCATCTGGATGAGCATTGCCACAGGACTCCCGGGCCTCGCACTCCAATGGTGCCTGATCCCCCTTGCTGTCTTCTGGCTGGAAAACCGGGAGAAGAGCCATGCGTGA